One window from the genome of Malacoplasma penetrans HF-2 encodes:
- the nagA gene encoding N-acetylglucosamine-6-phosphate deacetylase: MKLLFKNAEIVLFDKNISGSLLTEDKIIKTIGDTDSTYNYEIDCKDLKIFPGFIDSHVHGGYGFDFEQNSIESYKDFASNIVKEGVTKFVLASVTSTPDKISSCLKTFSQFYNQQELTSSKCLGVHLEGPFISKEKKGAHKESLIIKPNIDLVKQWIQDSNNLIKIITFDIEHDEDSQFLKFLNDNNIIGSIGHSNISNKTFKSKTKDVPFYRVTHLFNGMSGLLHNNPGVAAAALNDDRVLCELICDGFHVDKDLIRITYLCKGSKKITLITDAMSAKGMDNGNYMLGELEVEKKDEICVLKNTSTLAGSVCTYSKCFKNFHDWINPTDQELAHVSSYNSAIQLGLKNTGLIKEDYLADLVLVNNDYEVVMTVCEGIITYIDNKYKNRLIKKG, from the coding sequence ATGAAATTATTATTTAAAAATGCTGAAATTGTTTTATTTGATAAAAACATCTCTGGTTCTTTATTGACAGAAGATAAAATTATTAAAACAATTGGTGATACTGATTCTACTTATAATTATGAAATAGATTGTAAAGATTTAAAAATATTTCCAGGATTTATAGATAGTCATGTTCATGGAGGATATGGTTTTGATTTTGAGCAAAACTCAATAGAATCATATAAAGACTTTGCTAGTAATATTGTTAAAGAAGGTGTGACTAAATTTGTTTTAGCTTCAGTTACTTCTACTCCAGATAAAATATCTTCATGTTTAAAAACTTTTTCTCAGTTTTATAACCAACAAGAATTAACAAGCTCTAAATGTTTAGGTGTTCATCTAGAGGGGCCATTTATTTCAAAAGAAAAAAAAGGAGCACATAAAGAAAGTTTAATCATAAAGCCAAATATAGATTTGGTAAAACAATGAATTCAAGATTCTAATAACTTAATTAAAATAATTACTTTTGATATTGAACATGATGAAGATAGTCAATTTTTAAAATTTCTAAATGATAATAACATTATTGGTTCAATTGGTCATTCAAATATATCTAATAAAACTTTTAAATCTAAAACTAAAGATGTTCCTTTTTATAGAGTAACTCACTTATTTAATGGGATGAGTGGATTATTACACAACAACCCTGGAGTAGCTGCAGCTGCATTAAATGATGATAGAGTTTTATGTGAATTAATATGTGATGGATTCCATGTTGATAAAGATTTAATTAGAATTACATATTTATGTAAAGGTAGTAAAAAAATTACTTTAATTACAGATGCAATGAGTGCTAAAGGGATGGATAATGGCAATTACATGTTAGGTGAATTAGAAGTAGAAAAAAAGGATGAAATATGTGTTTTAAAAAACACTTCTACATTAGCTGGAAGTGTTTGCACATATAGCAAGTGTTTTAAAAACTTTCATGATTGAATAAATCCTACAGATCAAGAATTGGCACACGTAAGTTCATATAATAGTGCTATTCAATTAGGTTTAAAAAATACTGGATTAATAAAAGAAGACTATTTAGCAGATTTAGTATTAGTTAATAATGACTATGAAGTAGTAATGACTGTATGTGAAGGAATAATTACATACATAGACAATAAATATAAAAATAGATTAATTAAAAAAGGATAA
- a CDS encoding PTS transporter subunit IIABC: MNIKTWLQKSNSTFFNMFHFKKGETKNKGKVKDFFSQLSRGLMLPIAILPIAGLLLGIGGAIGANIPQTSDLQILANIFKAMSQVVFDSLPILFCVAITITFSKDRGTAAFSSLLAYLVFCSIQVPFIQKENGQIVSIMWFHTNLNVVRSITTTLFGFTNLQTSIFGGILVGFLTSFIYNKVSKIKLPTALDFFSGIRLVPIVLIPVISLLAVLFLIFWPWVGYVISIIGQNIQLAPYGTGGLLYGILGRSLMPFGLHHIPIILAYQTDFGGVLYKQDLLNALVNNGVSTDSTIYQAINNAFPGTSIVGDQNIWNFINSLSFNSLPNADGTQTPIFQWFVKNLNVYAGKYTQDYPTYMGACMGIGVALILVSKKENRKRVASVVGSAMAVAFLTGITEPLEYTFLFCAAPLYYLIYVPLSGISYMLMELSQAHVGVGFARGFIDLIIYGAIPVVKGSNFYWAFPIAIGEGLITGFSFYFLIKKFNFSTPGRNENNFELITKSKYKEMKNMASSSKNKNEAPERIAKLIYALGGLDNIENVTACATRLRVSLNSSELVKVNDFKSMGSKGEFLKDKAIQVIFGGEASILSDQINDVIEGNLSLPKDLKTENTDLNKQENKVENKKIIPFKVFAPVNGKIQYLENVDDDVFKNKLMGNGVAILPTSNKVYSILSKGKLVDIFDTKHCYTFESEDKTKILFHIGIDSVSLSSNPFKPVCKKDSDVSKKSLISEIDLNLLKKAKSIASPIVLPELLENQEVKILVKNNQVIKQGDPILEIIEKTK; this comes from the coding sequence ATGAATATTAAGACATGACTTCAAAAAAGTAATTCAACTTTCTTTAATATGTTTCACTTCAAAAAAGGTGAAACAAAAAATAAAGGAAAAGTAAAAGATTTCTTTTCTCAACTTTCAAGAGGGTTAATGTTGCCAATAGCAATATTGCCAATTGCTGGATTACTTTTGGGAATAGGAGGGGCAATAGGTGCAAATATTCCTCAAACCTCTGATCTTCAAATTCTTGCTAATATATTTAAAGCAATGAGTCAGGTAGTGTTTGATAGTTTGCCAATCTTATTCTGTGTTGCAATAACAATAACCTTTTCCAAGGACAGGGGAACAGCTGCATTTTCTTCATTACTAGCATATTTAGTTTTCTGTAGCATTCAGGTTCCTTTTATTCAAAAAGAAAATGGTCAAATTGTTTCTATTATGTGGTTTCACACAAATTTAAATGTAGTAAGAAGTATTACTACTACATTGTTTGGATTCACTAATTTACAAACTTCTATATTTGGAGGTATACTTGTAGGCTTTTTGACTTCTTTTATTTATAACAAAGTTTCAAAAATAAAATTACCAACAGCATTAGATTTTTTTAGTGGGATTAGATTAGTGCCAATTGTACTAATACCAGTAATTTCTTTATTAGCTGTTCTATTCTTAATATTTTGACCATGAGTGGGATATGTGATTAGTATTATTGGTCAAAATATTCAATTAGCACCATATGGAACTGGTGGATTATTATATGGAATATTAGGGCGTTCATTAATGCCTTTTGGTTTGCATCATATTCCAATTATTTTAGCTTATCAAACAGACTTTGGAGGTGTGTTATATAAACAAGATTTATTAAATGCATTGGTAAATAATGGTGTGTCAACAGACTCAACAATTTATCAAGCTATTAACAATGCTTTTCCAGGAACTAGCATAGTTGGTGATCAAAACATATGAAATTTTATAAATTCATTAAGTTTTAATTCTTTACCAAATGCTGATGGAACTCAAACTCCTATATTCCAATGATTTGTTAAAAATCTTAATGTATATGCAGGTAAATATACTCAGGATTACCCAACTTATATGGGTGCTTGTATGGGGATTGGTGTTGCCTTAATTCTTGTTTCAAAAAAAGAAAATAGAAAAAGAGTGGCATCTGTGGTGGGTTCAGCAATGGCAGTAGCTTTCTTAACAGGAATTACTGAACCACTAGAATATACTTTCTTATTCTGTGCTGCACCACTTTACTATTTAATTTATGTACCATTATCTGGAATTTCTTACATGCTTATGGAGTTATCACAAGCACATGTGGGAGTTGGATTTGCAAGAGGATTTATAGATTTAATTATCTATGGAGCAATTCCTGTTGTTAAAGGTAGTAATTTCTATTGAGCATTCCCAATTGCAATAGGAGAAGGTTTAATTACAGGTTTCTCATTCTATTTCTTAATTAAAAAATTTAATTTTAGTACACCAGGAAGAAATGAAAATAATTTTGAATTAATTACTAAAAGTAAATATAAAGAAATGAAAAATATGGCTTCTTCATCTAAAAACAAGAATGAAGCACCTGAAAGAATAGCAAAACTAATATATGCACTAGGAGGTTTAGATAACATTGAAAATGTTACTGCTTGTGCAACTAGATTAAGAGTTAGTTTAAATTCTTCTGAATTAGTAAAAGTTAATGATTTCAAATCAATGGGATCTAAAGGAGAGTTTTTAAAAGATAAAGCAATACAAGTTATTTTTGGTGGTGAGGCTTCAATTTTATCTGATCAAATTAATGATGTAATAGAAGGTAATTTATCTCTTCCAAAAGATTTAAAAACAGAAAATACTGATTTAAATAAACAAGAAAATAAAGTAGAAAATAAAAAGATTATTCCTTTTAAAGTTTTTGCCCCAGTTAATGGAAAAATCCAATATTTAGAAAATGTAGATGATGATGTATTTAAAAATAAATTAATGGGTAATGGAGTAGCAATTTTACCAACTAGCAATAAAGTGTACTCAATATTAAGTAAAGGAAAGTTAGTTGATATATTTGATACTAAACATTGCTACACATTTGAATCAGAAGATAAAACAAAAATATTATTCCACATAGGAATAGATTCAGTATCTTTATCTTCAAACCCATTTAAACCTGTTTGTAAAAAAGATTCTGATGTTTCTAAAAAATCTTTAATATCTGAAATAGATTTAAATTTATTAAAAAAAGCTAAAAGTATTGCTTCACCTATTGTTCTTCCAGAATTGTTAGAAAATCAAGAAGTAAAAATCCTAGTTAAGAATAATCAAGTAATAAAACAAGGAGATCCAATTTTAGAAATTATTGAAAAAACTAAATAG
- a CDS encoding N-acetylmannosamine-6-phosphate 2-epimerase, which produces MKDVILRKIKNNLVVSCQAVGEETLNNDIAITLMAKACLEGGAKVLRLSQYSHIKSIKSISGKTPIIGLIKSNYENSEVIITPSIKEVDLLLSLNVDCIAIDATNRKRPSETLEVIFKYCREKSPNTLLMADCATIDDVKNADKLGFDLIGTTLRGYTKETFGKSNMDNDYSFIKECLSSIKTPLIAEGGIWEPYQVKDLLDLGCFAVVVGSAITRPKEITKYFLKALDN; this is translated from the coding sequence ATGAAAGATGTTATATTAAGAAAAATTAAAAATAATTTAGTTGTTTCTTGCCAAGCAGTAGGAGAAGAAACTTTAAATAATGATATTGCTATAACTTTAATGGCAAAAGCTTGTTTAGAAGGTGGAGCTAAAGTTTTGAGATTAAGTCAATATAGTCATATTAAATCAATTAAATCAATAAGTGGAAAAACACCAATTATTGGATTAATAAAAAGTAACTATGAAAATAGTGAAGTTATTATTACTCCTAGCATTAAAGAAGTTGATTTATTATTGAGTTTAAATGTTGACTGTATAGCAATAGATGCAACTAATAGAAAAAGACCTAGTGAAACTTTAGAAGTTATTTTTAAATATTGTAGAGAGAAATCACCAAACACTTTATTGATGGCTGATTGTGCAACAATTGATGATGTTAAAAATGCAGATAAGTTAGGCTTCGATTTAATTGGCACAACTTTAAGAGGTTATACAAAAGAAACTTTTGGAAAATCTAATATGGATAATGATTATTCTTTTATTAAAGAATGTTTATCATCTATTAAAACCCCATTAATTGCAGAAGGGGGAATTTGAGAACCTTATCAAGTAAAAGATTTATTGGATTTAGGATGTTTTGCAGTAGTTGTGGGTAGTGCAATTACAAGACCAAAGGAAATAACAAAGTATTTTTTAAAAGCTTTAGATAATTAA
- a CDS encoding DNA adenine methylase, producing the protein MSFNINNRRYTGSKTKIINWINKIIDENCKNCNSFFDVFAGTGVVTNSLLSKFENFYLNDFLYSNEIIYNAFFGMQKFSWEKILKFYETYKNLDIKNIKENYVSQNYGGKFFEYKDALQIGYIREDLEINKDSLNKREFDILLASLIYSFDRSANTVGHYESYFKNNKNLRSTFKFDLINPIINNTIFKKKIKIFREDSNILAPKISADIAYIDPPYSSRQYSRFYHVIENIVKWRKPELFGKALKPKPENMSLYCSSKALETFRSLIDNLKCKYILVSYNNTYNSKSKSSENKMKLEDIKSILLSKGETKEYSIKHQAFNAGKTNLKNHLEILFFTEVKND; encoded by the coding sequence ATGAGTTTTAATATTAATAACCGTAGATACACAGGAAGCAAAACTAAAATTATTAATTGAATAAATAAAATAATTGATGAAAACTGTAAAAATTGCAATAGTTTTTTTGATGTGTTTGCAGGAACAGGTGTTGTAACAAATTCATTACTCTCTAAATTTGAAAATTTTTACTTGAATGATTTTTTATACTCTAATGAAATAATCTATAATGCTTTTTTTGGGATGCAAAAATTTTCATGGGAGAAAATTTTGAAATTTTATGAAACATATAAAAATTTAGATATTAAAAATATAAAAGAAAACTATGTATCTCAAAATTATGGGGGTAAGTTTTTTGAATATAAAGATGCTTTACAAATTGGATATATAAGAGAAGACTTAGAAATTAATAAGGATAGTTTAAACAAGAGAGAGTTTGATATTCTGTTAGCTTCATTAATTTATTCATTTGATAGATCTGCTAATACAGTTGGTCATTATGAATCTTATTTTAAAAATAATAAAAACTTAAGAAGTACTTTTAAGTTTGATTTGATAAATCCAATAATAAACAATACAATTTTTAAAAAAAAAATAAAAATCTTTAGAGAAGATTCAAATATTTTAGCACCTAAAATAAGTGCAGACATAGCCTATATAGACCCTCCTTATTCATCTAGGCAATATAGTAGGTTTTATCATGTTATAGAAAATATTGTTAAATGAAGGAAACCAGAACTTTTTGGGAAGGCTTTAAAACCCAAACCTGAAAATATGAGTTTATATTGTAGTTCTAAAGCATTAGAAACTTTTAGATCATTAATAGATAATCTAAAATGCAAATATATTCTAGTTTCATATAACAATACATATAACTCAAAAAGTAAATCTTCTGAAAATAAAATGAAGTTAGAAGATATTAAATCTATTTTATTGTCAAAAGGGGAAACAAAAGAATATTCAATTAAACACCAAGCATTTAATGCTGGAAAAACAAACTTAAAAAATCACCTTGAAATTTTATTTTTTACTGAGGTTAAAAATGACTAA
- the whiA gene encoding DNA-binding protein WhiA has product MTFSQNVKEELCRNEYDDVQKKSILCAFFKNNPNLKISDSSLEIDIKSKSSLTIRFILNLLDFLYKDNDLIEYKRERSKNDLKFFHFSFSKGLDILLEDLHLNKDPYKWLVETKTRSCFLIGLFLYGGSINSPNSSNYHFEIKIHNTEILKIVEKIFSSINIPLLVLNRNNTYIVYIKKSESISDILKLLGATESMFEYEEKRISRDYTNQMSRLNNLDMSNLKKTIEASHIQLQNIEYVKNNNLFNQLTDKEKIYCELRESFPDSSLHDLVDLYKEKYNIEITRGGINHIIRKIKRLSE; this is encoded by the coding sequence ATGACATTCTCTCAAAATGTAAAAGAAGAGCTATGTAGAAATGAATATGATGATGTTCAAAAAAAATCTATCCTATGTGCCTTCTTTAAAAATAATCCAAATTTAAAGATATCAGATTCTTCTTTAGAAATTGATATCAAAAGTAAAAGTTCACTAACTATAAGATTTATCCTAAATCTTTTAGATTTTTTATATAAGGATAATGACCTTATTGAATATAAAAGAGAAAGAAGTAAGAATGATTTAAAATTCTTTCATTTTTCTTTCTCTAAAGGTTTAGATATTTTATTAGAGGATTTACACTTAAATAAAGATCCATATAAATGATTAGTAGAAACAAAAACAAGAAGTTGTTTTTTAATTGGTTTATTTTTATATGGCGGAAGCATTAATAGTCCAAATAGTAGTAACTATCATTTTGAAATTAAAATTCATAATACTGAAATACTAAAGATTGTTGAAAAGATATTTAGTAGTATCAATATTCCATTATTAGTATTAAATAGAAATAATACTTATATTGTTTATATTAAAAAATCAGAATCAATCTCTGATATTTTAAAACTGCTTGGTGCAACTGAAAGTATGTTTGAATATGAAGAGAAAAGAATATCAAGAGATTATACTAACCAAATGAGTAGATTAAATAATCTTGATATGTCTAATTTAAAAAAGACAATTGAAGCTAGTCACATTCAATTACAAAATATTGAATATGTAAAAAATAATAATTTATTTAATCAATTGACTGATAAAGAAAAAATATATTGTGAGCTAAGAGAAAGTTTCCCTGATTCTTCTCTTCATGATTTAGTAGATTTGTATAAAGAAAAATATAATATTGAAATTACTAGGGGTGGAATTAACCATATTATTAGAAAGATAAAAAGATTATCTGAGTAA
- the nagB gene encoding glucosamine-6-phosphate deaminase has product MNNNINFIKCSSYEELSKKTANDFITVIKNKPNSVLGLATGSSPMGVYKELIKAYENKEISFRDCVSFNLDEYIGLKKEYEDQTYKYFMNDNLFSKIDINKDNTFFPIDAFSTNMNQDFESYDSKIDSYNGLDILILGIGNNGHIGFNEPGSLIDSKTRMIDLTESTIKANSRFFKSENDVPRKSVTMGLSTILKAKKIVLVVVGDSKKEALNALMNSKSFDSNWPCTALVNHDNVVVYYIG; this is encoded by the coding sequence ATGAATAATAATATTAATTTTATAAAATGCTCTTCATATGAAGAACTATCTAAAAAAACAGCAAATGATTTTATAACAGTAATTAAAAATAAACCTAATTCAGTTTTAGGTTTAGCAACAGGATCTTCGCCTATGGGGGTATATAAAGAGTTAATTAAAGCTTATGAAAACAAAGAAATATCTTTTAGAGATTGTGTCAGTTTTAACTTGGATGAATATATTGGTCTTAAAAAAGAATATGAAGATCAAACATATAAATATTTTATGAATGACAACTTATTTTCAAAAATAGATATTAATAAAGATAATACTTTTTTTCCTATTGATGCTTTTTCAACAAATATGAATCAAGACTTTGAATCATATGATTCAAAGATAGATTCTTATAATGGATTGGATATTCTAATTTTAGGGATTGGTAATAATGGCCATATAGGATTTAATGAACCTGGTTCTTTAATTGATTCAAAAACTAGAATGATAGATTTAACTGAATCTACTATTAAAGCTAACTCTAGATTTTTTAAGAGTGAAAATGATGTTCCAAGAAAGTCAGTTACTATGGGACTTTCTACAATCTTAAAAGCTAAAAAAATTGTATTAGTAGTAGTTGGTGATTCTAAAAAAGAAGCTTTAAATGCTTTGATGAATTCTAAATCATTTGATTCTAATTGACCTTGTACAGCTTTAGTTAATCATGATAATGTGGTGGTTTATTATATTGGATAA
- a CDS encoding AlwI family type II restriction endonuclease yields MGIKRNPEFKQMSFETAIRNPERYKEILKSVKIFEGVVLNQENLLIIVTHLYKCGIVKAKNHDFNSLSDKEAKNIVIEVNKTRNSDGGFPKGYPSRFWTYMRTLSELGFVYAVFNEKFELSPIANALINNEIDEQTAFANQATIYNRRSPYRNVSNDYNYFKFITKILIERWAEGKGITYEQFILSLFNKDGSSENYLNELNSFKAKDLESTYKYLKENYQITTKYGTVCTDYPDVVLRILRITGFITIKFVGKVIIQINEENIEKIKKLFEYDHKFNEEEKSNKRLYYEKYKIYASSQLLRTRQIEIGVSNRDYSIKLKKLISTYSLTKEIVTDLLDDIGNDKKIPIFKYIPEPIKLEFYISLILQISFGDKFNIIPNYKADSFGLPISQAPGNKADIEVVNDDIYWNIEVTLIKNKFQQLNNETSNIIRHLEEKNQETYLTFVAPIIHQDTQTFFENQLINFLIKKRKVYIAPYTIKEFVYLVSCKNILENTKEYTNDYLNRARDALLKQ; encoded by the coding sequence ATGGGAATCAAAAGAAATCCAGAGTTTAAACAAATGTCATTTGAAACAGCTATAAGGAATCCTGAAAGATATAAAGAAATTTTAAAATCAGTAAAAATTTTTGAAGGTGTTGTTTTAAATCAGGAAAATTTATTAATTATTGTTACACACTTATATAAATGTGGAATTGTTAAAGCAAAAAACCATGATTTTAATTCTCTATCTGATAAAGAGGCAAAAAATATTGTAATAGAAGTTAATAAAACAAGAAATTCTGATGGAGGATTCCCAAAAGGGTATCCATCAAGGTTTTGAACATATATGAGAACACTAAGTGAATTAGGATTTGTTTATGCTGTTTTCAATGAAAAATTTGAACTTTCACCCATTGCTAATGCATTAATAAATAATGAAATAGATGAACAAACAGCATTTGCTAATCAAGCAACTATATATAATAGAAGATCACCTTATAGAAATGTTTCAAATGACTACAATTATTTTAAATTTATCACAAAAATTTTAATTGAAAGATGAGCTGAAGGGAAAGGAATTACTTATGAACAATTTATACTCTCATTATTCAATAAAGATGGGAGTTCTGAAAATTATTTAAATGAATTAAATTCATTTAAAGCTAAAGATTTAGAATCTACTTATAAATATCTTAAAGAAAATTATCAAATTACAACTAAGTATGGAACAGTTTGTACAGATTATCCTGATGTGGTTTTAAGAATATTAAGAATAACTGGTTTTATTACAATTAAATTTGTTGGAAAAGTAATAATACAAATAAATGAAGAAAATATTGAAAAAATTAAGAAACTTTTTGAATATGATCATAAGTTTAATGAAGAAGAGAAAAGCAATAAAAGACTTTATTATGAAAAATATAAAATTTATGCAAGCTCCCAATTGCTAAGAACCAGACAAATTGAAATTGGAGTATCTAATAGAGATTATTCTATAAAGTTAAAAAAACTTATATCAACCTATTCACTAACAAAAGAAATTGTTACAGATTTATTGGATGATATTGGAAATGACAAAAAAATACCTATATTTAAATACATTCCAGAACCTATAAAACTTGAATTTTATATTTCTTTAATTCTACAAATTAGTTTTGGAGATAAATTTAATATTATTCCAAATTATAAAGCAGATTCTTTTGGGTTGCCAATATCTCAGGCACCAGGAAACAAAGCAGATATAGAAGTTGTTAATGATGATATCTATTGGAATATAGAAGTGACTTTAATAAAAAATAAATTCCAACAATTAAATAATGAAACTTCCAATATTATTCGTCATTTAGAAGAAAAAAATCAAGAAACTTATTTAACATTTGTAGCACCTATTATACATCAAGACACTCAGACTTTTTTTGAAAACCAATTAATTAATTTTTTGATAAAAAAAAGAAAAGTGTATATTGCGCCTTATACCATTAAAGAATTTGTTTATTTAGTTTCTTGCAAAAATATTTTAGAGAACACAAAAGAATACACTAATGATTATTTAAATAGAGCAAGAGATGCTTTGTTAAAGCAGTAA
- a CDS encoding DNA adenine methylase, whose translation MTKRSPFFYVGDKYKIIKQINKFFPKNIKRLIEPFCGGGSVFLNTEAKYYIENDNNYWMIELHKFLCSFKNNPVLFFQKLEDEITKYNLSASKMGITVPLEYKKLYIKTYFAIFNKKAYANVRNDFNKDKSNYTLLYILLIYGFNHMLRFNSKGDFNLPVGNVDYNKNVYNALENYFNFLTKGNIDFKCLDFRTFLKSLEFDKDDFIYLDPPYLITKSEYNKNWTEKDERDLLVILDEINDLGIKFALSNVLRYKDKKNNMLISWSKKYNVLKIKSNYISYHDNSTNKIIDEVLIINY comes from the coding sequence ATGACTAAGAGATCCCCATTTTTTTATGTTGGTGACAAATATAAAATAATTAAACAAATAAATAAATTTTTCCCTAAGAATATAAAAAGACTTATTGAGCCATTTTGTGGAGGTGGAAGTGTTTTTTTAAATACTGAAGCAAAATATTATATTGAGAATGATAATAATTATTGAATGATTGAGTTACACAAATTTTTGTGTTCTTTTAAAAATAATCCAGTCTTGTTTTTTCAAAAATTAGAAGATGAAATTACTAAATATAATCTAAGTGCTTCTAAAATGGGAATAACTGTTCCATTGGAATATAAGAAGCTTTATATTAAAACATACTTTGCAATTTTTAATAAAAAAGCCTATGCCAATGTCAGAAATGATTTTAACAAAGATAAAAGCAACTATACACTACTATACATTCTTCTTATATATGGATTTAACCATATGTTAAGGTTTAATTCAAAGGGAGATTTTAATTTACCTGTTGGTAATGTTGATTACAATAAAAATGTTTATAATGCATTAGAAAATTATTTTAATTTTTTAACCAAGGGTAATATTGATTTCAAATGTTTAGACTTTAGAACTTTTTTAAAATCTTTAGAATTTGATAAAGATGATTTCATATATTTAGATCCACCATATTTAATCACTAAAAGTGAATATAACAAAAATTGAACTGAAAAAGATGAAAGAGATTTATTAGTGATTTTAGATGAAATAAATGATTTGGGAATAAAATTTGCATTGTCTAATGTCTTAAGATATAAAGATAAAAAAAATAATATGTTAATTTCATGGTCAAAAAAATACAATGTTTTAAAAATTAAGTCCAATTATATTAGTTATCATGATAATTCAACAAATAAGATCATTGATGAAGTACTTATTATAAATTATTAG